The DNA region GAGTATGGATCCTCGACGAACACACCCTTGATCTGAAACCTTTCGGTGCATGGGGTACGCTTTTCATAGCAGACAGAAAACCTGCTTCATACACATCTGCACTGAAAAATCCGCATGCGGCAGGAATTCTCTATAACACCGGAATAAAAGCAAGAATAATGCCGGACAACTCACTGAATGTATTCGGTCCTGAGTCCCGCGTGGTAAGAGTCGAAAACCACAAAGGCGGTTACTACTACGATCTGAACGAGGTCGAAAAAGAAGCCATGAAATGCAAAGGCGTCACCGCAGCCCGTGCTTATCTTGAATACTCAAAGGAGTACAGGGTGTACGTACTCAGACTCGACGTTGAAACAGACAGTTCCATGAACAAGGAAGACGTAGTATCCTACTTCAATGACAACGTACCGGAAAACCTGCGTCCGGTAAAGATTGCAGACAAAAAACCAAAGATCAGACATAACCAGCTGAAACGAAAAAACATTACCGCCGGTTTTTAATCTCATTCTGAACTGATTGATTCTGCAGAATAACAAAAAATCACGTCCGAACAGACCTGCTATTATGCGACGATCCGGACCGGTTTCTATAGTACAGAAAAAGCATTCTCCCTTTTTCGGAGAATGCCTTTTTTTTCTGATTGCAATCATCATTTATTGCTGTTTATCATTGACTGTTATCAGATATTGTGCTATTATATACAGGATAATGCTTATGAGAAGAAATTTGATTTTTCCGGGAACCTTTTCGGCATTTCATGTATCTAATTACAGGATGTTTATGATAGCGGGATTTTTTATGTGTAACGTTACTTAAAAGGATATTAAAAGAATATCAGCTGACACTCCATGAACGGACAGACGGAGTGCGGCGGAACTTCCGGAGGTACTAATTATGACTCAGAACAGAAAAACTGCTCTGTCAGTATGCTGCATAGCATCACTGCTGGGTACAATGGCTTCTTTCCCGTTATCTTCAGCAAATGCCGCTGAAAAAGGTTCTATCGTAATCAATGAAGTGTGTGCAAAGAATACCGAATTTGCTGCACCGGACGGAAACTTCTATGATTTTATCGAACTTTACAATTCTTCTTCAGAAAGCATCGATATCAGCGGATACGGACTTTCAGACAATGCTGAAAAGCCTGATAAGTTTAAATTCAATGACGGCACAGTAATAAAGGCAGGCGAGCATCTTCTCATTTACTGCAATTCAAAGGAATTCACACTTGAAGGAAAGAACACTGCATTTTTCGGGCTTTCCACAGACGGTGAAACACTCACTCTTACAGATAAAAGCGGAAATGCTGCTGATACGATCTCTTTCGGTCTTATAGAAGCAAATGTTTCCTACGGAAGATCAAGCGACGGAGCTTCAGAGTTTGCTGTTATGAAAATGACACCTGGTGAAGCAAACAAGACTGATTCTGTGATCAAAAAGGTAGTTCAATCCCCTGTTTTTTCAGCACCGTCGGGTTTCTATAACGACAGTTTTGATCTTACACTCAGCGCAGAAGAAGGGTCAAAGATCTATTTCACTGTAGATTCATCCACTCCGGACAAAAGCTCCAATGAATACACTTCTGCAATAGATCTTGCAAATGCTTTGAATAAAGCCGTTCAGTCGGAAAGAAAGCCGGAAGACGGAAAACGTCCTGAAGACGGCAAAAGACCTGAGGACGGCGGTCCTGATGCAGGAAAGAGACCGGATGACAAGGACCCGGGCGCACCACAGCAGAACGGATCAAATGATGCGGCAGTAATTCGTGCAATAGCATATGATTCCGAAGGCAATGCAAGCGAACCTGTAACAGCTGTTTACTTCTTCGGCTATCAGAACAAGGCATCATACTATCAGGATTTTAAGATAATTTCACTTGTTACCGACAGCGATAATCTTTTCAGCAGAGAAAAAGGCATCTGGACAAACTATGAAGAAAGCGGCCGCGAATGGGAACGTCCTGCAAACATGCAGATCTTCAGCAGCGGCAAACTCGATGTTGATCAGAATATCGGAATCAGAATACACGGCGGATATTCACGTAAATTCAATCAGAAGAGTTTCAACGTGTATGCAAGAGAAGACTACGGAAAATCAACTATTGAATATGATCTTTTCTCAGGAGCTCTGCGAAGTGAATCCACCGGAAAGAAAATTAAGGAATTTGACAGCTTCATTCTCAGAAATGCCGGCAACGACTGCCAGGACACAAGATTCAGGGACAAACTCAACCAGGCACTTGTAAACGACCGCGAATTTCTTGAACAGGCTATGGAGCCTTGCATAGTTTTCGTAAACGGTCAGTTCTACGGACATTATGAAATAACTGAAAAGCTCAGTGAAAAATACATAAAGGACCACACCGGCGTAAGCAAAAAGGACGTATGCATCGTCAAGAACCAGAAGCTTGACGAAGGCGAAGAAGCAACTTACAAGGAATACGAGGAACTCGGTGAATGGGTAAAGAAAACCGATCTTTCTTCATCGGAAAACTACGAAAAGCTCTGCAGTCTTGTTGATATGGACAGCTTCGCTGACTACATGGCAACTGAGATCTATATAGCAAACAAGGACTGGGGCAAGAACAACGTTGCACTCTGGAAAGCGACAACAGTCGATGAAAGCAATCCGTATGCAGACGGCAGATGGAGATTCATTCTATTTGATACCGAATTCTCATCGAATATCTACAACACAGTTCCGGCAAATATAAACCTGTTCCAGATCCTTGACAAGGAAGAGAATTTTGTGAACACCCTTCTCAAAGCTGCGCTTAAGAACCCTGAATTCAGACAGAAGTTCACTGTAACTTTCATGGATATAGCAAACTATAACTTTGACACAAACAAGGTAAACGCCCTTATAAGCGAATATACAGGCATATACCGTGAACCGGCCGCAGATACTTTCAAGAAATTCTGGGGAAACAGCAATAACTTCTCAAACTCAGTCTCTACAGTAAAGAACTGGTTCGGTTCAAGATACCAGTATGCTGTTTCACATCTTAAAAATGCTGCCGGACTTAAAGGCAGCCTCGTATCAGTTACGGTTTCAAACGACCAGAAATACGGAACAGTTAAAGTAAACACTCTTACACCTGATTTCTCATCAGGAAAATATACAGGAAAATACTACACGGATTATCCTGTAACAGTTTCGGTCGAACCGGCTGAAGGCTGTGAATTTGCTGGCTGGAAGCTTAGTGACGGCACAGTTGTAAAGACAAAGACCGCGGAGATCACTTTAAAAGACAGCACGACAGTTACTGCACTCTATTCAGGTACCGGTTCATCCGGACAGACATCTGATCCGAAAAATGATACCGTAAACGGCGACGTTAATTCGGACGGTTCAGTAAACTCAAAAGATCTCGTAGCTGTGATCTCTGTAATGTCCGGAACCGCAAAGGCAGAAAACCTTAAAGCTGACGTAAACGGTGACGGTAAGGTAAGCATTCTCGATCTTGTTTTACTCAAGAGCAGACTGCTCCGCTGATCAAGTTAAAAAGCTGATCTTCAGAGCTTTCCCCCATCCTGAACTCCGGATCAGCTTTCCCCCTTAGATATTTTCGTCAATCAACTCTATAAAATCCAGAGGCTGATATTACCTACCTTTTATCAGCTTCGGAGTAAAGTCCTGAGGAAGTGCACTAATCTTTCTCAGGACTTTACTTTTTTCACATATTTCTATTGAATATTCCGGAATTATATTGTATAATATATTTATATATATTCGATAAACCATTCAACTGTTATACCATAGTCTTACTGGGATTACTGCTTCCTGGAACGGGGATTTTAAGAAAGGAGCTGCTATGGATCTACAGAAAATCGCAGACAGCTTTTATGAGGCTACCTGCATAATATCAGTACAGAAAAAAGGCGATGACGGATACGGGGAGATTCGTCTTGTCGCAGCAAATGAAAAATACATTATTCCTCTTGAACAGCCGCTTGGTGATCTTTCAGAGGTTCCCGGAATTCCGGATATTTTTCAGCATGAAAAAAAATACATTCCGAACTCACTTTATGAAAACTATCTGCCGAAAGATCTGAACTTCGAAGACATATGCTTCAGAGCCGCTGTAAAAAAACTTTCGGTACACACATTTTTCAATCTGAACGATCTGAATATGTGGTTTGAGATCTTCTGCGTGCCGGTAAACTATGAAAAAGATGATCTCTGCTACTGTGCCTATACTGCTATCCCAGGCAATGCATACAACGTAGGCATGAGTTCAGGCAAAAACAGCACCACATCGGAAGACGTTATAAAAACCTGTATAAAACTGAACAGCACCGATGATTTTGAAAAAACGATGCAGAGCATAATTCATGACATACGTCTTATCTGCCGTGCAGAAGTATGTTCCATCATGCTCACAGATATTGAAAAAGATACTTTTTCAATTATTGCTACTGACCGTGCTGAACACACATATATAAGACCTTTTGCACAGCGCAGTGATTATTCAGTGGTTGCAAGGACCTGGGCAGATATGATAACCGGAAGAGACTGCCTGATCGTAAAGGAAGAAAAAGACTGGATCTATCTGCAGAAAATCAATCAGATATGGTACGAAGACCTCAGAAAAGCAAACGTCAACAGCATTGTTTTTCTTCCGCTCCGGTATGCCGGTGAAATACTCGGTTACATCTGGGCTACAAATTTTGAAACTGCTGATACTATACGCATCAAGGAAACTCTTGAGCTGACCACATTCTTTATTTCTTCGAAGCTTTCAAGTCATAAAATGCTCGAACATCTTAAAAAGATAAGCTATACCGACCGGCTTACCAGTATTCCTAACCGGTTTGCCTGCACGGACGTCATCAGTTATCATATCAGAACACGCACTGCTTTTTCCGTTGTATCAGCCGATATAAACGGTTTCAAGAGCATAAACGACAGTATGGGATTTGAAGCTGGAAATTACGTGCTCAAAGAAATTGCATCAAGATGGACAAAGATCGCTAAGGAAAACACGTCCGGCACTCAGAACCTTATCGCACGTATGGGCGGTGATGAATTTGCAATCGTGATCAAAGGAGATTATTCAGAAGAAGAGATAATGCGGATAATTTCACAGTACGAAGAAGCATTAAACAAACGTGTTAATATTGACGGACAGGATATTTTCGTTACCGCAAGTTTCGGTTACTCTTCCTATCCGGAAGATGCAAACACATCTGACAGCCTTATTTCCGAAGCCAGCGCTGCAATGCGTGAAGTAAAAAGGCTGAACAGCAGCAATCACATCCTGCATTTCACATCTGACATGCTTCGTCCAAAGCGTTCACTCATTATTGAAAACAAACTCAGAACAGCACTTGAAAATGACGGCGTTTTCTTTCATCTTCAGCCTCAGTTTGATATGGAACACAAACTGTACGGGTTTGAAGCGCTCGCACGTATGAAGGACGAAAACGGCGATTTTATCAGCCCGGGTGAATTCATACCTGTTGCTGAAAAAGTCGGACTTGTTGACAAGGTCGATACGGTCGTATTCAGGAAAGCTGCACTTTTTGTAGGCAGTATTATAAAGAATACAGCTTCAGAAATAGTTCTCAGCGTCAATGTATCAGTACGTCACCTGATGAAAAAGGATTTTCCGGAAGAAGTACAGAATATTCTGCGTGAAAGCGGAATGCCTGCAAGCTCACTTGAACTGGAAATCACCGAGTCAATTATGATAGAATCAGCTGATAAAGCCCTTAAATGCATAGATGAGCTTCGCAAAATGGGTATAAACATAGCAATTGATGATTTTGGTACCGGATATTCTTCTCTGAGTTACTTGAATAAATTCCCTGCCAATCTGCTTAAAATAGACAAATCATTTATTGACAAGATGAATGAGAGCGATTTTTCAAAGCAGTATGTGGCAGCGATAATATCTATCGGTCACATTATGGGCTTTAAGGTCATTTCCGAAGGTGTTGAGGAAGATACTCAGCTTGAGACCCTGAAGGATATAGGATGTGACCTTATTCAGGGATATATATGGGGAAAACCGATGCCGGCAGAACAGGCTGAAAAGCTTATTACTGA from Ruminococcus sp. HUN007 includes:
- a CDS encoding CotH kinase family protein codes for the protein MTQNRKTALSVCCIASLLGTMASFPLSSANAAEKGSIVINEVCAKNTEFAAPDGNFYDFIELYNSSSESIDISGYGLSDNAEKPDKFKFNDGTVIKAGEHLLIYCNSKEFTLEGKNTAFFGLSTDGETLTLTDKSGNAADTISFGLIEANVSYGRSSDGASEFAVMKMTPGEANKTDSVIKKVVQSPVFSAPSGFYNDSFDLTLSAEEGSKIYFTVDSSTPDKSSNEYTSAIDLANALNKAVQSERKPEDGKRPEDGKRPEDGGPDAGKRPDDKDPGAPQQNGSNDAAVIRAIAYDSEGNASEPVTAVYFFGYQNKASYYQDFKIISLVTDSDNLFSREKGIWTNYEESGREWERPANMQIFSSGKLDVDQNIGIRIHGGYSRKFNQKSFNVYAREDYGKSTIEYDLFSGALRSESTGKKIKEFDSFILRNAGNDCQDTRFRDKLNQALVNDREFLEQAMEPCIVFVNGQFYGHYEITEKLSEKYIKDHTGVSKKDVCIVKNQKLDEGEEATYKEYEELGEWVKKTDLSSSENYEKLCSLVDMDSFADYMATEIYIANKDWGKNNVALWKATTVDESNPYADGRWRFILFDTEFSSNIYNTVPANINLFQILDKEENFVNTLLKAALKNPEFRQKFTVTFMDIANYNFDTNKVNALISEYTGIYREPAADTFKKFWGNSNNFSNSVSTVKNWFGSRYQYAVSHLKNAAGLKGSLVSVTVSNDQKYGTVKVNTLTPDFSSGKYTGKYYTDYPVTVSVEPAEGCEFAGWKLSDGTVVKTKTAEITLKDSTTVTALYSGTGSSGQTSDPKNDTVNGDVNSDGSVNSKDLVAVISVMSGTAKAENLKADVNGDGKVSILDLVLLKSRLLR
- a CDS encoding bifunctional diguanylate cyclase/phosphodiesterase, with the translated sequence MDLQKIADSFYEATCIISVQKKGDDGYGEIRLVAANEKYIIPLEQPLGDLSEVPGIPDIFQHEKKYIPNSLYENYLPKDLNFEDICFRAAVKKLSVHTFFNLNDLNMWFEIFCVPVNYEKDDLCYCAYTAIPGNAYNVGMSSGKNSTTSEDVIKTCIKLNSTDDFEKTMQSIIHDIRLICRAEVCSIMLTDIEKDTFSIIATDRAEHTYIRPFAQRSDYSVVARTWADMITGRDCLIVKEEKDWIYLQKINQIWYEDLRKANVNSIVFLPLRYAGEILGYIWATNFETADTIRIKETLELTTFFISSKLSSHKMLEHLKKISYTDRLTSIPNRFACTDVISYHIRTRTAFSVVSADINGFKSINDSMGFEAGNYVLKEIASRWTKIAKENTSGTQNLIARMGGDEFAIVIKGDYSEEEIMRIISQYEEALNKRVNIDGQDIFVTASFGYSSYPEDANTSDSLISEASAAMREVKRLNSSNHILHFTSDMLRPKRSLIIENKLRTALENDGVFFHLQPQFDMEHKLYGFEALARMKDENGDFISPGEFIPVAEKVGLVDKVDTVVFRKAALFVGSIIKNTASEIVLSVNVSVRHLMKKDFPEEVQNILRESGMPASSLELEITESIMIESADKALKCIDELRKMGINIAIDDFGTGYSSLSYLNKFPANLLKIDKSFIDKMNESDFSKQYVAAIISIGHIMGFKVISEGVEEDTQLETLKDIGCDLIQGYIWGKPMPAEQAEKLITDTEAD